The segment TCTTAACCTTCTGATACTAGGCATACCAATTGTGATTGGTGTTGcacactacttatgtctgtcaacataagtaataTACACCACAATAGTggttaagtagtatgtaactactacccctaactcagggtctggaaagtcggaaaaatgaaaatttcgcaaatgcgataaaaatgatcttggggGTCTTGTAtcactattccgacaccagacaatgggttttaagCGTTCTTAGGCCCTAATGCTTCAGGCTGGGCTGTTTCTCTTACTACCCTATATGTGTGTGGTATACAGTATAAGCTATATGGccatgtagagctgaaggtctcacatgagactggaggttcgccattgatattgtggatggttcggcattgctttggcaagttttgctggctgttcatgtgaaaagttggttggcaggttaaccgatttcattcatactggtggttgcttctcagtgttctcaagggctTAGGTcattggagcatcgtaaggCATATCGACATTGCCAATATTAATGAGTTTGGctgtcgtgtaagcggaatgggtcaactttggTCTGTTCgtgctgtgcataattgatttacgcgatcACTGATCGGAATATTTATACACGGGATGTAAATGTGTATATGaacggtgcgaatggtccaccagggtgtttggtacctgagtggttgcgccacaggattgggctgagctgttcggattgtaacgttgaagcctttatagtgtctggttctcctatagggcgggattgagctgtactgtttgggttaccgcgtgaaagtctggatggtgtctagttcacctgaaaaccagtgcaagattaccctggcccataagggtatattatataactgtgaacaAACTAGTTGATCCTGCCAGTTGTCATATGCTTGTCTCAGAGATTAAGCCATATAACTAGCACAAGAATAAAATGTTCCTCTAATCTGAGTACGTAAATCTGTATATGTATACTAAGTTTTATTAAATCTGGAATTTATGGTAAAATCTTTGAAATCCGTTAAGATTTCTTCAATTAGTTTTACGACTGCAGTGTACTACGTATGTCCGTTATTATTTGCTTAAATCTAATCATAGTACAAGATTGTTTCAAATTAACTGCAATATAGCCGGGATATTTTAATCTAATTGCCGTGATTGTGTAAAAATTGTTACTTAAATTAAACGGAgtttaatgaattttaattatgtagccaattattataaattaaatctGATGCGTTAATTAAAAGTAAAAATGAGgatttaataatataataaatatagaaCAATAATCTTCCCAAATGTGTTGTACTACATTCGGGACGAAAATATTTTGCATATCTTGGTCAATTCTTACTTTTTACTATCTTAGTATATGTGTATCCTTCATTTTACACTCGCCTTgtttaatataatttatggCACACAGCCAAATCATGTGATTTGTATGTAGGAAAGAAGGAATATGTTTTTATTTAGATAGTTATTGTTAATTTTATCGTTTTTCTTTCCCATTAAGCTACTTACTAGTCACGTAGGCGAATTGTTGCATAAACAATCTATGAAATAACACAGACAAATACATCCCAGGTGtatattttatcaatattaGATCATTTAGGAAACACTACATTTAAGTGAATGATTTAATCGCATGTGCTATTATTTTTTCTGAGAGATAACACATCAGTTGTGTGAATGATTATAAACTGATGTATACATTAcgtttattgtatttatttacattaaaaaaatataagctTTAATTACCTATTCATTTAACAAATTGAAACGATTATTTTCAAGAATTAATTAATTGTTGATTATTTTTGACCTTTTGTTCGATCTTTTTCCCTATCTTCTACTTCCCTTACTAGTTTAACTGTTGTGTGTATCTACAAATAGTTTTTTTCCTTATCGTTCACCCTATCTGTTCGTTTTTTGATCTCAAAAATCTTTACCATTCTCTTTCCATGTGATACATTATGTGATTCAACTAACTAACATAAATATCATGTTATCAGTTTTATATAGGTTAGTCGAATAATTAGTACAACAGTAGTTTTTGACTTCGTTATCAAAAGTTCCAGTTGTATTTTCGGTAAGTATCCATGACTAGTAATGGTTAATATATGGATTCGATCTCTAACAGGTTACAGAAAATTAATGTAAATTATCTGGAAATTGTACTTAAAGAATAAAAATGTATAGTAGTTTTTGTTGTACACTAATCATTTGAGTCTAGATATACAACGGTTAGTAATCTCTATCAATGTGCTGGAAGGTGCATTGTTTTGCAAAATTTCGACCTAAATCTCTGATTTCCATTATGTTGTATTTTTGAATCCTGTGCACACTGTTAAATCAGACGCTGCGAAACTTGCATCTTGAACGGCTTATTCTCAGGGACGTACCTAAACTCTAATAATGTTGATCCATTTTCCCTATAAATCATCTGTTGTATAAAAAAAGCATTCTGCTGTCTTTTGTCTTTGTAATTGAGGGTTGAGTCGACAGTCATTAGGAGGTGTAGTATAAGTTCAATTGAAGCTGTATTTTTCGCTACGTTTGTTCATTCCGTTGACATTTCGAGATGGTTTGATTATGCTTCATTATATCATATTTTTAGTGAAATTTATCATTGGAAAAATCTAAATTTTTAAATGTAAGGGTATTTCACTTATTAGTCCACCTATTCAGTTATTCTCAACAATATAAATGAAGAATCAATGCAATATATTTCGATCAACTCGGGAGCTAAATGTATGTGTCTGTGTGTACAAAGTTAGGGGGCAAAGGAGATACATCTTCAAATGAAAACTCGTTATTTCTATAAGTGTTTTCGCCAATTTTCTGTCAATTAATTTTGAGGGAAAAATATATGATTGACCATTTATTCATACCTTTTCTATTTTTTCTTTGTTCATTGTATATATCTAATTTTTAAATTTCACTCGATATTAAATTTGATAAGCATCATTCTGTGTCCTCAGGTAGAAAATTCTGTTGtctctttttatatatatatttaagttCATTTTTTTAAGACAACGTctaataacattttattttataaaaaaaataatttacattcatGTGAAGTATATCTGAAATTTTCTTAAAGTAATACACGTGTCCATGGAGTCGTAAATCAGCCACGCTGTTGTATATTTGCTTGTGTCCGTACTttgatagtagtaataatatcaaATGATTGAATTAATTTCGTCATTTCTTTCTTGACTTGTCTTCTTTTGTTAACGCTGATTTTTTAGTTTGTTGAAGTGATTAATATGGATTGTGTTcaacataatatatatatatatatataacattttgCTTGTGATTTTTTAGGGTCTTCCTATTTCATGGCAGATGCTTTTAACAGCATCAAATATATCACGAACAGAACAAGAAAAGAATCCAGAAATCCTTCTTGGCGTACTACAATGTTTTGATGAATCGGCTAAACAGAAAGATAAATATATGACAAATGTGTCTGTCATTACAAGtatgttatttcatttttttatgtttaaattTGAGGTCTAAAAGAAAATAGTTGCACAAATTTCGGCACATTCATTATTTCCTACACGTGACCAATTTAATGGCCATGTAAACAACTGGTCATCGACAAAAAAATACGTCTTTGTTGTCTTACCACAGTAAATTGTCTGTCAATAAGTTGTTTATTGGTATATGGGTTTGTAGAGAGCTTTTGCTCTCCATAGATCACATCACGGACTGATCTTAGACTGTCATCGAGAACCAGGAATCACCGGGAAGTTGTTCCGTCGTGGTGTGGGGTTTTTATTCACGACCCCACTGGTAATTGCTTTTGCTGAGAGCACTAAACCTTTAGACTattgagtcggcatccgatgattcttgtttttaaCTTTCATCTATCCCCGATATTGTACTGCCATCTTTCATTGCCTATGGACCGAAATTCGTGGATTCGATCCTTGATAGCGCTGTGAATGCGCAATACTGAGGGGCCCCATTCTGGGACAAAACACCCATCCACTACTTCCTggtttcagtggtggtctaaccaAGATCAGTCCGTGATGTAATCTACCTAAGTGGTTTATTGTTAATGCCAAATTAGAAATTATCCCAAGTTTTTCCTCACACACTTTAATAACCaaaatgttttaataaaaaatacATCACATTTAAATTAATGGTAAAAGATTTTGTGTTCTTTATAAAAACCGATTCAACCATATAGAAAATCCTAATACTACTATGAAATCTAATCAATGCTGAGCTGAACGGTTTTGCTTAGCAATAAATAATGATGTGATCCTATCCATGAGAAAGAAAATTTTATACATTAGTGTGAAGTCTATTTTGTTTTGACGCTTCTATTCAGCTAATAAGAGACTAAAAGTGACTAGTCCAAGGTTTGAATAGCTACACACTTTTTCTCAATTTGTACGATCAAACGCTGCTTATCATACATATTCGACTGATAAGTGAAATCACAGAAGTGTATACACCACCTAATTACGAATTTATCATAAGTTCAACAAAGGATCATTCATACCGTAATATTTATTACTTCTTCAGGTACCATTCACTTCGTACTACTGTTTGTTCATTCTGTTGTCCCATCTCATATTAAGtaattgtttttaaaatttAGATTCCTCTGGTTCCGTTGAATCGATGAATTCCAACTCCCGCTCCTGCTCAGTTTCCTCTCAAAGTATGCCAACTGCACCAGGTCATTGTGACATCAGCTATTTACATTCGGGTTCCTATCCATCTGCCGCATTTAATTGTACGACATCTGCATCTGCACCTATTTCAGCGGAAGAAAATAACTTAATTATGTCAATGGCTGAAACTAGTTTAACAGGAATGACAATCATTCCCAGTGCTTTACCGGCAACTACTCACTCTTGTGCGGGTAGCAATAGCAGCGGTCGTGGTAGCAGTTGTACCACTAACAGTGGGAGTGTTGGTTGTCGTGGTGTAAGTGGTTGTGTTCCAAATGGTTTGAGCGCTGCAAGCTTAGTAGAACTAACTTCTAATCACACTCATGGGTGTCCTTCAGGGTCTGGAAGGAGAACAAGCACAGGAGGTGCTGTATTTTTGGGTGGTATTAGTCCAACCCGTACATTTGGTGGACGTGCAAGTGGTTCGACAATTCCTGAAATGTCTCCAGCACTTGGGAATCATAGAAGCACTAACAATACAGGAGACATCGCTCGTTCTGGGCCAGACTCTATGATATCAGCGAATTCAGGAACCCTTACAAATGGACAACTTCTCAATCATAGCCGTCATGCTAGAGATACCAATTTAGTTGGTGAGAATCATAATGGTCATTCAACTGTGTCTGTTCCTGCTCTTCCAATTACATATGATGTTAGTCTTGGTGAACTTAGCAGCAGTCGGTAAGCTATTTAAGTGGTATTTCATACTCCAATTACCGTTTGATGGATTTTTAATTAATGGTCATATACTCCATGTGTTGATCTGGTTtgtcaataaaataatttgagGAGTAAACGAAATGTTTAAAATTATATAGTTTGCTACAAAAGAAACGTTTCTTCAATTTGGAATGTTTTAAATACAAAATAGTTTATTTAGGTAACAAGTTTGATAGCATAACATAAAATTTGTATAAACTTTGAATTTTGACCAATTAGTTCATTACTGAGTGTTAATCTCAGAAATCACTAAAGTAAAACATTTACTACTCATCTGTCCGTTAGTTCTGTTTTTTGGAACCAGTTGTTATATGTATTAATCtccctaaaaatgtcacgtcATTGGCAAGGTTCTAATTAAcagtttttcttttcaaatattttgttttatcattTTACAGTAGCAGCGGTTGCTCACTATCTTGTTCGGGCGCTAGCGGAAGTGTCAGTATTTCTGGTTTAGCAAGTTCAGCTAGTATGGTTGGACATTTATTTGGCGGTATAAATAGTAATGAGAACAGTCCTACAAGTATTCTTCCGCCTAGTATGTTACCATCTCAATCACAGTTACCATATAACAACTGTTGTTCATTTGTCTCCTATCCACCACCATCATCACCACCGCCTGTTCCACCTCATGCAACTACTGTCGTATTAAGAAATTTAGATTTTTCTGAAAGTAGTACAAATAATTGTGAAATTAGTAGTGTTAAAGAAGAAGGTACTCTACGACATACATCTCCATTTCAAAATACAATCCCTGAATCATCTACATGTTTACCATTTCAAGGAGATCGATCAGTTCCTGAATCTTGTATAATGGTCGGAGAATCTTCCGATGAAGAAGAAGAGGATGAGGATATTGATGATGAAGATCACGAACAAGAAGAGTACGACGAAGAAGAAGAAGGTGAGGAGTTAGGTGAAGATGAAGAAGAAAGCGAGAATGAACAAAGTGAACTGagcaataatgaaataactacATCTCAGGCTACTGTTGAATGGATGACAAGCAGTGGAACTTGTAGTAATCTACCTACTCCAATGACTATGTCCAAGGTATACTTAATCGCGAATAAATTGTACATTTTCTAAAgcttacataaataaataaataaatatatcgtGCAGGTAgtaaagtttattatttttctttccaGGGATATGGCGTGTCTTGTAAGACTGAACCATTCTGCACCACCATAGGggcaaaatgaaactgaatgtCTTGTTCTCATAACATTGCTTATTAAACATACTTTGCATTATTTTTTACATTAATTTTAACCTCTTAAATGATGAGATTCACAAATTTAAAatcttaatatatatgaattctCCAACATTCATATCCAGCTTCTATGTTCTACGTATAAAATCTTACAGTTATATCATATTATTTGACCATAGGTAAAAAGAATTTTatgatatttattaaataatcggGTAAATAGATAAACTCTTATCATATGACATTTTATTGGTAATTCGAGTCTTCTTTATACTTTTTAACCATTACAAAATGTATTGCAGGGATCTGAAAATGGTGTTACCAGTGAAGCTTTTGATAATCGGAATGGTGTACTTGCTTCAAACAAAACAACTTCATCGACAAATAGTGAGAATATACCGAATTCGGTCAGTATTGGTAAGTAGATTGAGTGAATTTCAGTATGATCTGTTATCAAATTTGCCCCTTCCAAATCGATGGCAGTAATAAAATATGTGTTTTCATGCGTAGGTTTTAGTTACTATCTTGATTCACAATTACTAACCCCTCCCAAAACGTACTTATATACCTGTTTTGAAGGTTTCGCCAAGTGTCTTTAGATTTAGAGAAAACAAATTATTCACATTGTAGTCTCTCAAATCATAATATGCTAACTATAATTGCATTTTCCTATGTGTTTATATTAACCCATGAATCTGCTTATTCCTCATAGGTAAAGATAGTGGGACGTCGAAGATCATCCAGTCATCAACCTCTGATAAAAATGTTCCGCCAGCTGTTCCAGTCAAACCACAGGGTTTAACACATGTGTTTCGCACACAACAACAAACTAAAATAAACCAATCTCCTCATTTCTTCCCACATCAACCGCTTGCTAATAAAATAGATTCCAGTAATACTGCTACGATTGCAACAACAACTACCACTTCTGCTGCTGCCGCCGTCGCTACTGAAGACGTAGCCAAATCGACTACACCTAATGCACCTAGGCGTCGTACTGGTAATCATCGATTAACAGATCAGCAGGTACACG is part of the Schistosoma mansoni strain Puerto Rico chromosome 1, complete genome genome and harbors:
- a CDS encoding protein kinase, which gives rise to MPDRSFSQANNSGEESQVISNAGSFCELDDHVCPSDNNLSRLSPPSATFLIHGSEISHHAPAPPIRSSSTLRKKNKPVLPPSKPLPTPPGKEEKKKKKVKMFRFPKFGRSEKTEPQISGPTEVTHNLHVAFDKSTGEIKGLPISWQMLLTASNISRTEQEKNPEILLGVLQCFDESAKQKDKYMTNVSVITNSSGSVESMNSNSRSCSVSSQSMPTAPGHCDISYLHSGSYPSAAFNCTTSASAPISAEENNLIMSMAETSLTGMTIIPSALPATTHSCAGSNSSGRGSSCTTNSGSVGCRGVSGCVPNGLSAASLVELTSNHTHGCPSGSGRRTSTGGAVFLGGISPTRTFGGRASGSTIPEMSPALGNHRSTNNTGDIARSGPDSMISANSGTLTNGQLLNHSRHARDTNLVGENHNGHSTVSVPALPITYDVSLGELSSSRSSGCSLSCSGASGSVSISGLASSASMVGHLFGGINSNENSPTSILPPSMLPSQSQLPYNNCCSFGSENGVTSEAFDNRNGVLASNKTTSSTNSENIPNSVSIGKDSGTSKIIQSSTSDKNVPPAVPVKPQGLTHVFRTQQQTKINQSPHFFPHQPLANKIDSSNTATIATTTTTSAAAAVATEDVAKSTTPNAPRRRTGNHRLTDQQVHDKLRAIVSKGDPYKKYRMVDKIGQGASGVVYSGYEIATGSLVAIKQMNLAQQPKKELIINEILVMKANRQANIVNYLDSYLVSTSVSTNMDHHQQYMNGSNHKYQQSTQKNDSLNSSTISSGNSSKGEELWVVMEYLDGGSLTDVVTETCMEEGHIASICREILHALEFLHANRVIHRDIKSDNILLGMDGSVKLTDFGFCAQLSNDGTKRSTMVGTPYWMAPEVVLRKQYGPKVDIWSLGIMAIEMVDGEPPYLNENPVRALYLIATNGKPEIKERDRLSSTFLNFLDRCLEVDVEQRATAIELLQHPFICRCSKPLSSLIPLINLAREQK